Proteins encoded within one genomic window of Candidatus Syntrophocurvum alkaliphilum:
- the polA gene encoding DNA polymerase I, whose product MMSDKKLMLIDGNSLLYRAFYALPLLHNREGIYTNGVYGFLTMYNRIVEQEKPTHIVVAFDMDKKTFRTERFVDYKANRSAPPDELTPQFQLLRDVLKALKVKYIEVPGFEADDIIGTISKIAETQGVSSIIVTGDGDNLQLVSDSVKVLMTKKGITDIQLYDINKVIEKWEVPPEKMIEIKALMGDSSDNIPGVPGVGAKTAIKLIKQFNKLENIYENLDQVSGKKLKERLAENRDKAFLSRELAEIVRDMDLDIEIDEFQKSEPDYENLIQIYKRLEFNNFLATLNKKAGSTAKELEKIDVIELECEEDVEKLIKQISKDDLLSLYFKTDYHHPMWCNLKSIYIEFRKQVYSLNIGEKINYKISWLKPFFEAKDIKKLIHNQKFVQVLLSRYGIQLRGIECDTMLLTYINDSQIQNESLSNVILQYLNVTVTEDNPECLVIKIQDLYQVLIKDLPQDLKYLLYNVEIPLSNTLGKMEIAGIKVNKKILETISEEFSIRLSKDEERIYELAGGSFNINSPKQLGKVLFEDLGLRVVKKTKTGYSTGAEVLEELYDEHEIIPYILDYRHVSKLKSTYVDALQELIHVDTGRVHTIFKQALTTTGRLSSVEPNLQNIPIKMEEGRRIRNAFTAKDDWYLISADYSQIDLRALAHISEDATLIETFKKGIDIHTRTASEIFNVDISDVNSDLRRRAKAVNFGIVYGISDFGLSRDTGVSRKEAKRYIEEYLDSYPGVRQYMDNIVEFGKKHGYVETVLKRRRYLPDLNAKNKMVQSFAKRMALNTPIQGSSADIIKLAMLKINDEIETRKLKSQLLIQVHDDLLLEVPKEEIEETTAIVKEAMENAYSLKVPLEVSLNIGRNWYEMEEWK is encoded by the coding sequence ATGATGTCTGATAAAAAATTGATGCTAATAGATGGGAATAGCCTATTGTATAGAGCTTTTTATGCGCTTCCACTTTTGCATAATAGAGAAGGTATATATACCAACGGGGTATATGGTTTTTTAACTATGTATAATAGGATAGTTGAGCAAGAAAAACCAACCCATATCGTAGTAGCCTTTGATATGGATAAGAAAACATTTAGAACGGAAAGGTTTGTTGATTATAAAGCTAATAGGTCTGCTCCCCCTGATGAACTTACTCCTCAGTTTCAATTGCTAAGGGATGTTTTAAAGGCACTTAAAGTAAAATACATTGAAGTTCCAGGGTTTGAAGCAGATGATATAATTGGAACCATAAGTAAAATAGCGGAAACTCAAGGTGTGAGTAGTATTATAGTTACTGGTGATGGTGATAATCTTCAGTTAGTTTCTGATTCAGTAAAAGTCTTAATGACTAAAAAAGGTATTACAGATATACAGTTATACGATATAAACAAAGTGATAGAAAAGTGGGAAGTACCACCAGAAAAAATGATAGAAATTAAAGCTTTAATGGGGGATTCATCTGATAATATACCTGGTGTTCCAGGAGTAGGCGCAAAAACTGCCATAAAACTTATTAAACAATTTAATAAGTTAGAGAATATTTATGAAAATTTAGACCAAGTAAGTGGGAAGAAACTAAAAGAGAGATTAGCAGAAAATAGAGATAAGGCATTTTTAAGTCGTGAGCTAGCTGAAATAGTTAGAGATATGGATTTAGATATTGAAATAGATGAATTTCAAAAGAGTGAACCAGATTATGAAAATTTAATTCAAATATACAAACGATTAGAGTTTAATAATTTTTTAGCGACTTTAAACAAGAAAGCCGGATCAACAGCTAAGGAGCTTGAAAAAATAGATGTAATAGAGCTTGAATGTGAAGAAGATGTAGAAAAACTTATAAAGCAGATAAGTAAAGACGATTTACTATCCTTATATTTTAAAACTGATTATCATCACCCTATGTGGTGTAATCTTAAATCAATATATATAGAGTTTCGTAAACAAGTGTATAGCTTAAATATAGGAGAAAAAATTAATTATAAAATTTCCTGGTTAAAACCATTTTTTGAAGCTAAAGATATTAAAAAACTTATCCACAACCAGAAGTTTGTACAAGTATTGTTGAGTAGATATGGTATACAGCTTAGAGGTATAGAATGTGACACCATGCTTCTTACTTATATTAATGATTCTCAAATACAAAATGAGTCTTTAAGTAATGTGATATTACAATATCTTAATGTTACTGTTACAGAAGATAATCCCGAGTGCTTAGTTATAAAAATTCAGGATTTATATCAAGTATTAATCAAAGACTTACCCCAAGATTTAAAGTACTTATTATACAATGTAGAAATACCATTATCAAATACTTTGGGGAAAATGGAAATTGCAGGAATAAAAGTGAATAAAAAAATACTAGAAACCATATCTGAAGAATTTTCGATTAGACTTTCTAAAGATGAAGAACGGATATATGAACTTGCAGGTGGAAGTTTCAATATTAACTCACCTAAGCAATTAGGAAAAGTGCTATTCGAAGATTTAGGTTTAAGGGTAGTCAAAAAAACAAAGACTGGCTACTCTACAGGAGCTGAAGTATTAGAAGAACTATACGATGAGCATGAGATAATACCTTATATTTTAGATTATAGGCATGTAAGTAAGCTCAAATCAACATATGTTGATGCATTACAAGAGCTTATTCATGTTGATACGGGTAGAGTACATACCATTTTCAAACAAGCTCTAACTACTACAGGCAGACTTTCAAGTGTTGAACCAAATTTGCAAAATATTCCCATTAAAATGGAGGAAGGGCGCAGAATAAGAAATGCATTTACTGCCAAAGATGATTGGTACTTAATATCTGCCGACTATTCTCAAATTGATCTTCGTGCACTAGCACATATAAGCGAGGATGCAACACTAATAGAAACGTTTAAAAAAGGTATAGATATACACACACGTACAGCCTCTGAAATTTTTAATGTAGATATATCTGATGTTAATTCAGATTTAAGACGTAGAGCTAAAGCAGTTAACTTTGGAATTGTTTATGGTATAAGTGATTTTGGTCTATCTAGAGATACAGGAGTTAGTAGAAAGGAAGCCAAAAGGTATATCGAGGAATATCTAGACTCCTATCCAGGAGTACGACAATACATGGATAATATAGTGGAGTTTGGGAAAAAACATGGTTATGTTGAAACTGTTTTAAAACGTCGTAGATATTTACCTGATTTAAATGCTAAAAATAAAATGGTACAGTCTTTTGCTAAGAGAATGGCTCTTAACACACCGATACAGGGGAGCTCAGCTGATATAATAAAACTAGCTATGCTAAAAATAAATGATGAAATCGAAACTAGAAAACTGAAATCACAGCTATTAATACAAGTTCATGATGACTTACTGCTAGAAGTTCCCAAAGAAGAAATTGAGGAAACTACAGCTATTGTAAAAGAAGCTATGGAAAATGCCTATAGCTTAAAGGTGCCTTTAGAAGTATCCTTAAATATAGGACGTAATTGGTACGAGATGGAAGAATGGAAATAA
- a CDS encoding lytic transglycosylase domain-containing protein has protein sequence MSRFRKPRASIFIWLFILIFLFIIITFPRWITVFYPQPHKDLIFSSAYEYQIDPYLIFSIIRAESKFQTTAESPVGAKGLMQIMPDTALWIAEQRGVEDFQIDELHKPEINIDFGCWYLASLKKEFDGQLPIVIAAYNAGRGKVVNWIEVGQWDGTEDNVEQIPFSETRKYVKNVLKNYQAYHAIYNS, from the coding sequence TTGTCTAGATTTCGTAAGCCTAGAGCATCAATATTTATATGGCTATTTATTTTAATATTTTTATTTATTATAATTACCTTTCCTAGATGGATAACTGTTTTTTATCCTCAGCCTCACAAAGATTTAATCTTTTCTTCTGCATATGAGTATCAAATAGATCCCTATCTAATATTTTCTATAATTCGAGCTGAAAGTAAATTTCAAACTACTGCAGAATCTCCGGTTGGAGCTAAAGGGCTTATGCAGATAATGCCAGATACAGCATTATGGATAGCAGAGCAAAGAGGTGTTGAAGACTTTCAAATAGATGAACTTCACAAACCAGAGATCAATATTGATTTTGGCTGTTGGTACTTGGCTAGTCTTAAAAAAGAATTTGATGGACAGCTACCAATAGTTATAGCAGCTTATAATGCAGGAAGAGGTAAAGTTGTGAATTGGATTGAAGTAGGGCAGTGGGATGGTACTGAAGATAATGTAGAACAAATACCCTTTAGTGAAACTAGAAAGTATGTAAAAAACGTATTAAAAAATTACCAAGCATATCATGCCATATATAATTCATAG
- a CDS encoding RNA polymerase sigma factor: protein MISDEQLVKKARDGDSEAFEELVSRYKNKVYSLSFRYMSNEEDAYDMAQEAFLKAFRSLRTFKGDASFSTWIYRITTNVCLDELRRRKRRIAPLSLNEPLATHEGDEVEKEIPDTSPTADILYEQKEFAGYIQHILDQIKPEHKTAIILRDMMDLTYEEISEVLNCSVGTVKSRLNRARTALRKKLSDRELLP, encoded by the coding sequence ATGATATCAGATGAGCAACTAGTTAAAAAAGCTAGAGATGGGGATTCTGAGGCGTTTGAAGAGCTGGTTAGTAGATATAAAAATAAAGTATATTCTTTGTCGTTTAGATATATGAGTAATGAAGAAGATGCCTATGATATGGCCCAAGAAGCTTTTCTAAAAGCCTTTCGTTCTTTGCGAACTTTTAAAGGAGATGCAAGTTTTAGCACTTGGATTTATCGTATTACAACCAATGTATGTTTAGATGAATTGCGGCGTAGAAAAAGAAGAATTGCCCCCTTATCTCTCAATGAACCTTTAGCGACTCATGAAGGTGATGAAGTAGAAAAAGAAATTCCTGACACATCTCCAACAGCTGACATATTATATGAACAAAAAGAATTTGCAGGTTACATACAACACATATTGGACCAAATAAAACCTGAACATAAAACAGCAATTATTTTAAGAGATATGATGGATTTAACTTATGAAGAAATATCTGAAGTATTAAATTGTTCTGTGGGTACGGTTAAATCCAGGTTAAACCGTGCGCGAACTGCTTTGCGGAAAAAATTATCTGACAGGGAACTTTTACCTTAA
- a CDS encoding zf-HC2 domain-containing protein, with the protein MRCEHIRELFSPYLDEMTTEKENEAIKAHLNVCSQCREEFDHLKTVCVMMRNIENLEAPEEFSEDLKKRLMHEKVKVFGNKDIKTPRRPGWVAASVAGVALAIGIYASSFIPFKSIVASVEDWMEGESEKPQIAVEDIINRVKLQWEMSEDKDKDPSSDIIPGEVDEEPITPDEDKDTIDEDESTKEEPKDIKDEEDDKPITIAKEPEPKEVNVVTTKVRVENIEDSIREVIKIAEANTGQYHLPASDRNTMQAFDSNNVKIVSITVKEEKKDKVIEELDPLGKVGTSVSDKIVLTQEYENAVEQINSLEDQKKEITEKDELTEEEKNKLKIIENDIAKWANTKEAIEKEVNMVTVEVYLIEEMKP; encoded by the coding sequence ATGAGATGTGAGCATATAAGGGAATTATTTTCACCTTATCTTGATGAAATGACAACTGAAAAAGAAAACGAGGCTATAAAAGCTCATCTAAACGTCTGCTCACAATGTCGTGAAGAGTTTGATCACCTAAAGACGGTATGCGTTATGATGCGTAATATTGAAAATCTAGAGGCTCCAGAAGAGTTTTCAGAGGATTTAAAGAAACGTTTAATGCATGAGAAGGTTAAAGTCTTCGGAAATAAGGACATTAAAACCCCGAGAAGACCAGGATGGGTTGCAGCAAGCGTTGCAGGTGTTGCTTTGGCTATAGGTATCTATGCAAGTAGCTTTATACCTTTTAAATCAATTGTGGCTTCAGTAGAAGACTGGATGGAGGGTGAATCTGAAAAACCACAAATAGCAGTAGAAGATATTATAAATCGAGTTAAATTGCAATGGGAAATGAGCGAAGATAAAGATAAAGACCCTAGTTCGGACATAATACCGGGAGAAGTTGATGAAGAACCCATAACACCAGATGAAGATAAGGATACAATTGATGAAGATGAAAGCACAAAAGAAGAACCTAAAGATATAAAAGATGAAGAAGATGATAAGCCTATAACAATAGCAAAAGAACCTGAACCTAAGGAAGTTAATGTTGTAACAACAAAAGTTAGAGTAGAAAACATAGAAGATTCAATTAGAGAAGTTATAAAAATAGCAGAAGCAAATACTGGTCAATATCATCTGCCAGCTTCTGATAGAAATACTATGCAAGCTTTTGATAGTAATAATGTTAAAATAGTTTCAATAACAGTTAAAGAAGAAAAGAAAGACAAAGTAATAGAGGAATTAGATCCATTAGGTAAGGTTGGAACCTCGGTTAGTGATAAAATAGTTCTTACACAGGAGTATGAAAACGCAGTTGAACAAATTAATTCATTGGAAGATCAGAAAAAAGAAATTACTGAAAAGGATGAACTAACAGAGGAAGAAAAAAATAAGCTAAAAATTATAGAAAATGATATTGCTAAATGGGCAAATACTAAAGAAGCTATAGAAAAAGAGGTAAATATGGTAACTGTTGAAGTTTATCTTATAGAGGAAATGAAACCTTAA
- a CDS encoding ABC transporter substrate-binding protein, protein MFLDKKKMALLVSIIGLALLIGIIIHIKNQTLYTASLDTRPFNIGLVGNVETFEPANVFTQEEKILASTMYESLVYYDESSKSLKPLLATDWKYSGDSKTITININTNIRFHNGKLLTAQDVKDSWEYNFSTTKDWDNINLLMPISGSKERLEGKTADIAGIQAIDKRTLKIELNEPNAAFMHYLTHPLFYVFDTQDEVEPAVGTGPFIFKEENESGQIILEINDRYHRGLPKIASINVDVYEDVFQAFGDYKAGKLDYLNQVPLKEVKNLKDHSRYKDLFINRPLYETYSLGFNINKAPFADNYLLRRALNYGIDRDVIIETVLGDSYRASKGVIPFGLPGYNNQMPGYSYNPDKAKELLEEAGYPLGEGLSPLTLTINKNDGHRMVALTVIDQLAQLGIEVQLQEMDWDYYKKQLNNMSLSFFRISWKADYPDADTFLYNMFHSSQKGKSNFSGYHNQQVDKILDASRAETKSVQERVKLLNRAEEIIIDDSPFLWLFQKESAAIVGENVRNLTLNGLEMVDWYKVELLKPSLDDNEKPSTNGEV, encoded by the coding sequence ATGTTCTTAGATAAAAAGAAAATGGCTTTACTAGTTTCTATTATCGGACTAGCATTATTAATTGGTATAATTATTCACATAAAAAATCAGACATTATATACAGCTAGTCTAGATACACGCCCTTTTAATATAGGGTTAGTTGGTAATGTAGAAACATTTGAACCTGCTAATGTATTTACACAAGAAGAAAAAATTTTAGCTTCAACTATGTACGAAAGTTTAGTGTATTATGATGAAAGCTCTAAATCATTAAAGCCGCTATTAGCTACCGATTGGAAATATTCTGGTGATAGCAAAACAATTACTATTAACATAAACACTAATATAAGGTTTCATAATGGTAAATTATTGACTGCACAGGATGTAAAAGATTCTTGGGAGTATAATTTTTCAACAACAAAGGATTGGGATAATATTAACCTGTTAATGCCCATAAGCGGTTCTAAAGAAAGGCTTGAGGGAAAAACTGCAGATATAGCAGGTATACAAGCAATAGATAAACGGACATTAAAAATTGAACTTAATGAGCCCAATGCTGCATTTATGCACTATCTAACTCATCCATTATTCTATGTTTTTGATACCCAAGATGAGGTGGAACCAGCTGTAGGAACTGGTCCTTTTATATTTAAAGAAGAAAATGAATCTGGTCAAATTATTCTAGAAATAAATGATAGGTATCACAGGGGTCTACCCAAAATAGCATCTATTAATGTAGACGTTTATGAAGACGTTTTTCAAGCATTTGGTGATTATAAAGCAGGTAAACTTGATTACTTAAATCAAGTTCCTCTAAAGGAAGTGAAAAACTTAAAAGATCATTCTCGATATAAAGATTTATTTATTAATCGTCCTTTATATGAAACCTATTCTTTAGGTTTTAACATCAATAAAGCTCCTTTTGCAGATAACTATCTTTTACGTAGAGCATTAAACTATGGTATAGATCGTGATGTAATAATAGAAACTGTTTTAGGTGACTCTTATCGAGCTAGCAAAGGTGTTATTCCTTTTGGATTGCCAGGTTATAATAATCAAATGCCTGGTTATAGCTATAATCCAGATAAAGCGAAAGAGTTATTAGAAGAAGCAGGCTATCCTTTAGGGGAAGGGCTTAGTCCTTTAACTTTAACAATTAACAAAAATGATGGCCACAGAATGGTCGCCTTAACAGTAATTGATCAACTTGCTCAATTAGGAATTGAAGTTCAATTACAAGAAATGGATTGGGATTACTATAAAAAACAACTGAACAATATGAGCTTGTCTTTTTTCAGAATAAGCTGGAAAGCCGACTACCCAGATGCTGATACCTTTCTATATAATATGTTTCACAGTTCCCAAAAAGGTAAAAGTAACTTTTCAGGATATCACAACCAACAAGTAGATAAGATTCTTGATGCATCACGTGCAGAGACTAAGAGTGTTCAAGAAAGGGTAAAATTGCTCAATAGGGCTGAAGAGATAATTATTGATGATTCACCCTTTTTATGGCTATTTCAAAAAGAGTCAGCTGCTATAGTAGGTGAAAACGTAAGAAACTTAACTTTAAATGGTTTAGAAATGGTGGACTGGTATAAAGTTGAGTTATTAAAACCTTCCTTAGATGATAATGAAAAACCTAGCACTAATGGAGAAGTGTAG
- the mutM gene encoding bifunctional DNA-formamidopyrimidine glycosylase/DNA-(apurinic or apyrimidinic site) lyase produces the protein MPELPEIETIRKSFDKIKNTIILDVEFRREDIIRQKDYSPEKIPQKQIIDINRRGKFLIIVLEKNMYIILHMGMSGRCYIMNVDANIAESHVHLVVTLNNKTKIVYQDPRRFGGVWLVKDMEGFFSHIGKEPLSDEFTANYLYELTRKRKTPIKNLLLNQRLIAGIGNIYADEALYMAEVRPNRPANTLTKKEAQKLRNAIRKVLNTSIENRGTTFRDFRDGYNESGHFQNYLKVYGKTNEPCPVCTQILTREKIGGRTSHYCDNCQN, from the coding sequence ATGCCTGAATTGCCTGAGATTGAAACTATACGTAAATCTTTTGATAAAATTAAAAATACAATTATTCTTGATGTAGAGTTTAGACGAGAAGATATTATTAGGCAAAAAGATTACTCACCTGAAAAAATTCCTCAAAAACAAATAATAGATATTAACCGCCGAGGGAAGTTTTTAATTATAGTTTTAGAAAAAAATATGTATATTATACTTCATATGGGAATGAGTGGTAGATGTTACATTATGAATGTCGATGCTAATATAGCCGAGTCTCATGTACATTTAGTGGTAACATTAAATAATAAAACAAAGATAGTATATCAAGATCCTAGGCGTTTTGGTGGAGTATGGTTAGTTAAAGATATGGAAGGATTTTTCTCTCATATAGGGAAAGAACCATTATCAGATGAATTTACAGCAAATTATCTTTATGAATTAACTAGGAAAAGAAAAACACCGATTAAAAACCTATTATTAAATCAACGTCTAATAGCAGGAATAGGAAATATTTATGCTGATGAAGCTTTATACATGGCAGAGGTTCGTCCTAACCGTCCCGCAAACACATTAACCAAAAAGGAAGCCCAAAAACTTAGAAATGCAATAAGAAAGGTTTTAAATACTAGTATAGAAAATAGGGGGACAACCTTTAGAGATTTTAGAGATGGGTATAATGAATCAGGACATTTTCAAAACTACCTAAAAGTATATGGTAAAACTAATGAACCTTGTCCTGTTTGTACACAGATTTTAACCCGAGAAAAAATTGGTGGTAGAACTAGTCACTATTGTGATAATTGCCAAAACTAG
- the coaE gene encoding dephospho-CoA kinase (Dephospho-CoA kinase (CoaE) performs the final step in coenzyme A biosynthesis.): protein MKIIGLTGGIASGKSTVANALKDLGAIIIEADKLAHQIIEPDKPAYEEIIKTFGQEILNDDLTINRDELGKLVFNNPEKLEKLNNITHPRVIESFKNQIQAINKSQPNAVVVFEIPLLYEINIQHICDEVWVVWIDRETQIERLKLRDGFTEEEAIKRIDSQMSLDEKAKRANRVIDNRKGKEETIRIATKYYNEIL, encoded by the coding sequence ATGAAAATAATAGGATTAACAGGTGGAATTGCTAGTGGAAAAAGTACAGTTGCTAATGCTTTAAAGGATCTTGGAGCTATAATTATTGAAGCAGATAAACTAGCACATCAAATTATTGAACCCGATAAACCCGCATATGAAGAAATAATAAAAACCTTTGGTCAAGAAATATTAAATGACGACTTAACCATAAATCGGGATGAGTTAGGTAAACTAGTATTTAATAATCCTGAAAAATTAGAAAAATTAAATAATATAACACATCCTCGTGTAATAGAAAGTTTTAAAAACCAAATTCAAGCTATTAATAAAAGCCAACCAAATGCTGTAGTAGTCTTTGAAATACCATTATTATATGAAATAAATATACAGCATATATGTGATGAGGTATGGGTAGTATGGATTGATCGTGAAACCCAAATTGAAAGGTTAAAGTTACGTGATGGCTTTACTGAGGAAGAAGCTATAAAAAGAATAGATTCTCAAATGTCATTAGATGAAAAAGCAAAAAGAGCTAATAGGGTTATTGACAATAGGAAAGGTAAAGAGGAAACAATAAGAATAGCAACCAAATATTACAATGAAATTTTATAA
- the ytaF gene encoding sporulation membrane protein YtaF, producing the protein MEFLIVFLFAVAVSADGFVVGLAYGVRNIKIPFASLIVIAMASALAVTISMLFGMGIASLLSPQVAASVGAVILIIMGIYFLFQGVKDRINSLDEDEQKLLLEFNIKPLGIIVHILKEPSTADFDDSGVISAKEAFFLGVALALDAFGAGIGAAMTGFNVILTATCVGILKFLLVNGGLFLGKLMINEKIKIVSSILPGLILIILGIIGLN; encoded by the coding sequence ATGGAGTTTTTAATAGTGTTCCTTTTTGCTGTTGCTGTTAGTGCTGATGGTTTTGTTGTAGGATTGGCCTATGGAGTTAGGAATATAAAAATCCCTTTTGCTTCATTAATAGTTATAGCTATGGCATCAGCTTTGGCAGTAACTATTTCTATGTTATTTGGTATGGGCATTGCATCCCTACTCAGTCCACAGGTAGCTGCTAGTGTAGGTGCTGTTATATTAATTATTATGGGAATTTATTTCTTATTTCAAGGAGTAAAAGATAGAATAAATAGTTTGGATGAAGATGAACAAAAACTTTTATTAGAATTTAATATAAAGCCTCTTGGAATAATAGTACATATACTTAAAGAACCTTCAACAGCAGATTTTGATGATTCAGGTGTTATTAGTGCTAAAGAGGCGTTTTTTCTAGGTGTAGCATTAGCTTTAGATGCTTTTGGTGCTGGTATAGGAGCAGCAATGACTGGATTTAATGTAATCTTAACAGCAACTTGTGTAGGAATTCTCAAATTTTTACTAGTAAATGGAGGTTTATTTCTAGGTAAACTAATGATAAATGAGAAAATAAAAATAGTATCGTCTATTTTACCTGGTTTAATCTTGATTATACTTGGTATAATTGGATTAAATTAA